A genomic segment from Gracilimonas sediminicola encodes:
- a CDS encoding sterol desaturase family protein: protein MESLIEFFEDVPTVFRAGMLVGGIFLFWIIEGVFPLFEFGYKKVRHAAINLVLNGFFVVIGLGFAGLLVWSSNYVTTNEFGVLQWVEMPVWAQAIVGVMLLDFFGAYLIHWIEHKVVFMWKFHLVHHSDTTVDVTTGLRHHPGEAVFRMVFTIIGVIVVGAPIWIVFLYQSISALFAHLTHANINMPRKIDRALSWVFITPLMHKVHHHYTQPLTDTNYGNIFAVWDRMFGTFAQVDEMTELKYGIDTHMDPAENDNLGNLLKIPFQTYRPPVGSKFGDEADIRESDND from the coding sequence ATGGAATCATTAATTGAATTTTTTGAAGATGTCCCCACGGTTTTCCGGGCGGGCATGTTGGTGGGCGGGATTTTTCTGTTCTGGATTATTGAAGGTGTTTTTCCGCTCTTCGAGTTTGGATATAAAAAAGTACGCCATGCAGCTATCAATCTGGTGCTAAATGGTTTTTTTGTGGTGATAGGTCTGGGTTTTGCCGGTCTTTTGGTTTGGTCATCCAATTATGTGACGACTAACGAATTCGGCGTTCTTCAATGGGTTGAAATGCCGGTGTGGGCTCAGGCCATAGTTGGAGTAATGCTGCTCGATTTCTTCGGTGCTTACCTGATTCACTGGATAGAACATAAAGTTGTGTTCATGTGGAAATTTCATCTCGTTCACCACAGTGATACTACTGTAGATGTAACCACCGGGCTCCGTCACCACCCCGGCGAAGCTGTTTTCCGAATGGTTTTTACCATTATTGGGGTGATAGTTGTAGGTGCACCAATCTGGATTGTCTTCCTTTATCAAAGTATATCGGCATTATTCGCGCACCTGACCCATGCGAACATCAACATGCCAAGAAAGATAGACCGGGCTTTATCATGGGTATTTATCACACCGTTGATGCATAAAGTTCACCACCATTATACGCAGCCGTTAACCGATACTAACTATGGGAATATCTTTGCCGTTTGGGACCGAATGTTTGGAACTTTTGCCCAGGTAGATGAGATGACTGAACTCAAGTATGGCATCGATACACATATGGACCCGGCCGAGAATGATAATCTGGGCAATCTGCTTAAGATTCCATTTCAAACTTATCGCCCACCGGTAGGATCTAAGTTTGGGGATGAAGCAGATATCCGTGAATCTGACAATGATTAA
- a CDS encoding 3'(2'),5'-bisphosphate nucleotidase CysQ family protein — MNLLPLKETAMEAALAAGRIIKSYLDTTIDVKVKPDGGSNYASQIVTKVDKECEDEILSYLLPTCEEHDIALLTEETEDDGSRFEKDYFWCVDPIDGTLALSRKIPDFSVSIALVSRGGTPVIGVIYDPSTETMYHAAKGHRVFKNDKLWKRPKPNNYLTHITDKPLTKTPRPDELMRHLYHKVGELNLSGLKVIQGGGSVLNAIKVVQHTPANMIKHPKKEIGGGSLWDFAATACIFHELGFRATNFNGDPLDLNRKDSTFMHHEGIYYECVEYLAGL, encoded by the coding sequence ATGAACCTGTTACCTCTTAAAGAAACTGCTATGGAAGCCGCATTAGCTGCCGGCCGCATCATAAAATCTTATTTGGATACTACCATTGATGTGAAGGTAAAGCCTGATGGCGGAAGTAATTATGCCTCTCAAATCGTCACTAAAGTGGACAAGGAATGTGAAGATGAGATTCTTTCATACTTGCTTCCCACTTGTGAAGAACATGATATAGCCCTGCTAACAGAAGAAACCGAAGACGATGGCAGCCGGTTTGAAAAAGATTATTTCTGGTGTGTTGACCCCATCGACGGCACCCTGGCCTTAAGCCGTAAAATACCAGATTTCTCGGTATCTATAGCCCTTGTTTCCCGGGGTGGAACACCTGTCATCGGTGTCATTTACGACCCCAGCACTGAAACCATGTATCATGCTGCCAAAGGCCACAGGGTTTTTAAAAATGATAAACTCTGGAAACGGCCCAAACCAAATAATTACCTGACCCATATTACCGACAAACCGTTGACCAAGACTCCCCGGCCGGATGAGCTGATGAGGCATCTTTATCATAAAGTGGGTGAACTAAATTTATCAGGCTTAAAAGTAATTCAGGGCGGCGGCTCGGTTCTGAACGCCATCAAAGTAGTACAACATACTCCCGCCAATATGATTAAGCACCCCAAGAAAGAAATTGGCGGAGGCAGTCTTTGGGATTTCGCGGCCACTGCCTGCATATTTCACGAACTTGGATTCCGAGCCACAAACTTTAATGGCGACCCGCTGGACCTGAACAGAAAAGACAGCACCTTTATGCACCATGAGGGAATTTATTATGAATGCGTAGAGTATTTAGCCGGGTTGTAA
- a CDS encoding ecdysteroid 22-kinase family protein, with protein sequence MNESFKTFILECTGATSISDEVVIQELWSGYGKILRIHLEGAQVSSVVVKHVQTEKSQQHPRGWNTDIGHQRKLKSYEVETTWYEQYSHQSKARLPRCLAINHKEHEVLMVLEDLNASGYPLRKTSVSWQEITPILKWLADFHGSFLGMVPEGLWDQGTYWHLETRPQELEALSDERLKKAASIIDQKLKACRFKTFVHGDAKLANFCFSERGEVAAVDFQYVGGGCGMKDLAYFIGSCLDEEDCEALEEQILDTYFSYLQQSTGEQNPDLEKEWRPLYRVAWADFHRFLKGWSPEHWKINSYSERVTNEVINTLLDEPVTS encoded by the coding sequence ATGAATGAATCGTTTAAAACTTTCATCTTAGAATGCACCGGTGCTACCTCCATCAGCGATGAGGTAGTTATACAGGAGCTTTGGAGTGGTTACGGAAAGATCCTCCGCATACATCTCGAAGGAGCGCAGGTTTCCAGTGTGGTGGTAAAGCACGTTCAAACGGAAAAGTCCCAACAGCATCCCCGGGGTTGGAACACCGATATCGGCCATCAGCGCAAGCTCAAGTCTTATGAAGTGGAAACCACCTGGTACGAGCAGTACAGTCATCAATCCAAAGCCCGGCTACCCCGCTGTTTGGCCATTAATCATAAGGAGCATGAAGTACTTATGGTCCTGGAAGACCTCAATGCCTCCGGTTACCCGCTCCGAAAAACGTCGGTAAGCTGGCAAGAAATCACCCCAATTCTAAAATGGCTGGCGGATTTTCATGGCAGTTTCTTGGGTATGGTCCCGGAGGGATTATGGGATCAGGGCACCTACTGGCATTTAGAAACTCGCCCTCAGGAACTTGAGGCATTAAGCGACGAGCGCCTGAAAAAGGCCGCCTCCATTATTGATCAAAAACTGAAAGCCTGCAGGTTTAAGACTTTTGTGCACGGAGACGCAAAGCTGGCAAATTTTTGTTTTTCGGAGCGGGGAGAAGTTGCAGCCGTAGACTTTCAGTATGTGGGAGGAGGCTGTGGCATGAAAGATCTGGCCTATTTTATCGGAAGCTGCCTGGATGAGGAAGACTGTGAAGCCCTCGAGGAACAGATTCTGGACACCTATTTCAGCTATTTACAACAGTCAACGGGCGAGCAAAACCCAGACCTTGAAAAGGAATGGCGGCCTTTATACCGGGTAGCCTGGGCAGATTTCCACCGTTTTCTGAAGGGATGGAGCCCGGAGCACTGGAAAATCAACAGCTATAGTGAGCGTGTAACCAACGAAGTGATAAACACCCTATTGGATGAACCTGTTACCTCTTAA
- a CDS encoding YdeI/OmpD-associated family protein has translation MNPEVDWFFEKDTQWKQEYERLRMLILECGLTEELKWGCPCYTVNKNNVVLIHGFKDYCALLFHKGVLLKDPEDILIQQTKNVQSARQLRFTNVEEIIDTEHIIQAYVNEAVEVEKSGKEVKMKKTSEFDVPEEFQSKLDEDPALEKAFESLTPGRQRGYLLHFSGAKQSKTRKRRVEKAIPDILEGKGLHD, from the coding sequence ATGAATCCTGAGGTTGACTGGTTTTTTGAGAAAGACACTCAATGGAAACAAGAATATGAAAGACTCAGAATGCTCATCCTGGAATGTGGACTCACGGAGGAATTGAAATGGGGTTGTCCCTGCTACACGGTTAACAAAAATAATGTAGTACTCATCCATGGGTTTAAAGATTACTGTGCTCTTCTGTTTCACAAGGGAGTGTTGCTGAAAGACCCTGAGGACATTCTGATCCAGCAAACAAAGAATGTCCAGTCAGCCCGCCAGCTTCGATTCACCAATGTTGAAGAAATTATAGACACGGAACACATCATTCAGGCGTATGTCAATGAAGCAGTTGAGGTGGAGAAATCAGGAAAAGAAGTAAAAATGAAGAAGACTTCAGAGTTTGATGTGCCTGAAGAATTTCAATCTAAACTTGATGAAGACCCCGCTTTGGAAAAGGCTTTTGAATCATTAACTCCGGGACGTCAGCGCGGATACCTACTTCACTTTTCAGGGGCTAAACAATCCAAGACACGTAAACGAAGAGTAGAAAAAGCCATTCCGGACATTCTGGAGGGAAAAGGATTACATGACTAA
- a CDS encoding zinc-dependent metalloprotease, producing the protein MNYGKNTFTKLAVLLLSFTFVFAGCKTAEQAASSSENPTRGMRGGPGSDDGMKKYSDVITKDAETDEGLFDVHKVDDKYYYEIPDDLLDREMLLVSRIAKTADNLGYGGEKLNTQIVRWQKKQDKILLRHVSYENVASDTMPIYEAVRNSNFEPIIASFDIAALNEDSTGSVVEITSLFTDDIPSLGLDSGDRREYQVRRVDGSRTFIEHINSYPKNIEARNLITYDASNPPSNSSTGTISLELNHSMIVLPEEEMRSRSYDQRVGFFSVQKTKYTDNAQKAKQIRDITRWKLVPKDKEAYIAWLNGESDELVEPENPIIYYVDPATPKKWREYLIQGVDDWQVAFEAAGFKNAIMGKLPPTKEEDPEFSPEDVRYSVIRYFASPVQNAYGPHVHDPRSGQILESDIGWYHNVMNLLRNWFFIQTAAANPDARGVEFDDEIMGELIRFVSAHEVGHTLGFPHNWGSSYAYTVDQLRDPEFTSNHGTAPSIMDYARFNYVAQPGDGVTNFYPAVGEYDKWVTKWGYTWFPDDMSDEEIEATLNEWTIERADDPVYFYGRQTGSKIDPRSQNEDLTNNAMEAGELGLANLQVITENLIDWTERDGANFEELEELYGNVLSQWYRYMGHALSNIGGVYENHKTYEQDGAVYEPVPEATQRDAMEFLQQHAFSSPTWAFSDEILSRVNQSSAIDNFRNYQENVLGSVADAQRIARLIEFERRASGDVYTAFEMMDDLRNGIFTEVRANENIDVHRRNLQRAYIEQMESLMNNELPSIPAQWRQFLGWTQVDVSQSDIRPIVRNQLTILNRDIARALRSGGFDRSTRVHLEDAQMRVEDILDGDD; encoded by the coding sequence ATGAACTACGGAAAAAATACTTTTACCAAACTTGCCGTATTGCTTCTGAGTTTTACCTTTGTATTTGCAGGGTGTAAAACAGCAGAACAAGCCGCAAGTTCTTCAGAAAACCCAACGCGCGGAATGCGTGGTGGCCCTGGCAGCGATGACGGGATGAAGAAATACAGTGATGTAATCACCAAAGATGCCGAAACAGACGAAGGTCTGTTTGATGTGCATAAAGTTGACGACAAATATTATTACGAAATTCCCGATGACCTTTTAGACCGCGAAATGCTATTAGTGAGTCGTATTGCTAAAACGGCCGATAACCTGGGTTACGGCGGCGAAAAGCTGAATACTCAAATCGTGCGGTGGCAAAAGAAACAAGACAAGATTCTGCTGCGCCACGTTTCCTACGAGAACGTTGCCTCAGATACGATGCCCATTTATGAAGCGGTAAGAAATTCGAACTTCGAGCCCATTATCGCATCGTTTGATATTGCCGCTCTGAACGAAGACTCAACCGGTTCCGTAGTTGAAATCACCAGCCTGTTTACTGATGACATCCCATCTTTAGGATTGGATAGCGGTGACAGACGAGAATATCAGGTGCGCCGTGTTGATGGCAGCCGAACTTTTATTGAGCACATCAACAGTTACCCTAAGAATATTGAAGCGCGGAATCTGATTACATATGACGCCAGTAATCCTCCTTCAAACTCTTCTACCGGAACTATTTCTCTGGAGTTGAACCATAGTATGATTGTACTTCCGGAAGAGGAAATGAGATCTCGTTCGTACGATCAGCGAGTCGGATTCTTCAGTGTTCAGAAAACCAAGTACACGGATAATGCTCAAAAGGCGAAGCAAATACGCGACATCACCCGCTGGAAACTGGTTCCTAAAGATAAAGAAGCCTACATCGCCTGGTTAAACGGCGAAAGTGATGAGCTGGTAGAGCCTGAAAATCCGATTATTTATTATGTAGACCCTGCTACACCTAAGAAATGGAGAGAATATCTGATTCAGGGTGTGGATGACTGGCAAGTGGCTTTTGAGGCCGCCGGTTTCAAAAATGCTATCATGGGTAAACTTCCTCCTACCAAAGAAGAAGATCCTGAGTTCAGCCCGGAAGATGTGCGCTATTCTGTAATCCGGTACTTCGCATCTCCGGTGCAAAATGCCTACGGTCCGCATGTACATGACCCAAGAAGCGGACAGATACTGGAAAGTGACATTGGCTGGTACCACAACGTGATGAACCTGCTTCGCAACTGGTTCTTCATTCAAACGGCCGCAGCTAACCCGGATGCCCGAGGTGTGGAATTTGATGATGAAATTATGGGTGAACTGATTCGATTTGTATCTGCTCACGAAGTAGGTCACACACTTGGTTTCCCTCACAACTGGGGTTCAAGTTATGCCTACACGGTAGATCAGCTTCGCGATCCTGAGTTTACCTCAAACCACGGAACCGCACCTTCCATTATGGATTATGCCCGTTTCAACTATGTGGCTCAGCCCGGTGACGGAGTTACAAATTTCTATCCTGCTGTTGGTGAATATGACAAATGGGTGACCAAATGGGGATATACCTGGTTCCCGGATGACATGAGTGACGAAGAAATCGAAGCTACTCTGAATGAGTGGACTATCGAAAGAGCTGATGATCCGGTTTATTTCTATGGTCGTCAGACAGGAAGTAAAATTGATCCTCGTTCTCAGAATGAAGACCTCACCAACAATGCTATGGAAGCCGGTGAACTTGGTCTTGCCAACCTTCAGGTTATTACTGAAAACCTGATTGACTGGACAGAGAGAGATGGAGCTAACTTCGAAGAGCTGGAAGAACTGTACGGCAATGTCCTCAGCCAGTGGTACCGCTACATGGGCCATGCACTCAGCAATATTGGCGGTGTGTATGAGAATCATAAAACCTATGAGCAGGACGGTGCAGTTTACGAGCCGGTACCCGAAGCTACACAACGTGATGCCATGGAGTTTCTGCAGCAGCATGCATTCAGTTCACCAACCTGGGCATTCAGTGATGAAATCCTGAGCCGCGTGAACCAGTCATCTGCAATTGATAACTTCAGAAACTACCAGGAGAATGTACTTGGTAGTGTAGCAGATGCTCAACGTATTGCTCGCCTGATTGAATTTGAGCGACGAGCTTCCGGTGATGTTTACACCGCTTTTGAAATGATGGATGACCTGCGAAATGGTATCTTCACTGAAGTGCGTGCAAACGAGAATATTGACGTGCATCGCAGAAACCTGCAGCGTGCATACATCGAACAGATGGAATCATTGATGAACAATGAGCTTCCAAGTATTCCTGCTCAGTGGAGACAATTTCTTGGCTGGACCCAGGTTGATGTAAGTCAGTCTGATATCCGACCAATCGTTCGAAATCAGCTTACTATCCTGAACCGCGATATCGCTCGTGCGCTCAGAAGTGGTGGATTTGACCGATCAACCCGTGTGCATCTTGAGGACGCGCAAATGAGAGTTGAAGACATTTTAGATGGTGACGATTAA
- a CDS encoding alpha/beta hydrolase family protein, which yields MEISSISISSGQVESNEGLPIRYDLYSPISRNGLSFPVIIFLHGLKGFKDWGPFPDVCEELARAGYGVVAMNFSLNGIGDNKTEFTELELFERETLSQDLDDVGTVIDALQKGEITDNHSNLNTDVIGLLGHSRGGQTAISAAVEYAPVQCLVTWSAVADYRERWTEEMKKDWEEQGYTEIENSRTGQKMKVGKVVYEDSVDNAERVIAMERVKDLRIPTLFIHGRDDEAVTYTNSEKLHIACEARDKELRLVANGTHTYGAAHPFEDQDFPKPFAEVLEWTEGWFVEHLR from the coding sequence ATGGAGATTAGCAGTATTTCGATTTCATCCGGACAGGTAGAATCTAATGAAGGGTTGCCGATCCGTTATGATTTGTATTCACCTATTTCAAGAAACGGACTGAGCTTTCCGGTCATTATTTTCCTGCACGGATTAAAAGGTTTCAAAGACTGGGGACCATTTCCGGATGTTTGCGAAGAACTGGCACGGGCCGGGTATGGAGTAGTTGCCATGAATTTTTCACTCAATGGAATCGGTGACAATAAGACCGAATTCACTGAGTTGGAGCTTTTCGAAAGGGAAACACTTTCACAGGACCTTGATGATGTAGGTACCGTGATTGATGCGCTGCAAAAAGGAGAGATTACAGATAACCACTCCAATCTAAATACAGATGTGATTGGATTGTTGGGGCATTCCCGTGGTGGGCAAACAGCTATCTCGGCAGCTGTTGAATATGCTCCTGTACAGTGTTTAGTCACATGGTCAGCTGTGGCTGATTATCGGGAGCGCTGGACCGAAGAAATGAAAAAAGATTGGGAAGAACAGGGTTATACTGAAATTGAGAACAGCCGCACCGGACAGAAGATGAAGGTCGGGAAAGTGGTATATGAAGACTCCGTGGATAATGCAGAACGGGTTATAGCGATGGAGCGGGTGAAGGATTTGAGAATCCCGACCCTTTTTATTCATGGCAGGGATGACGAAGCTGTGACTTATACCAACTCAGAAAAACTGCATATTGCCTGCGAAGCCCGGGACAAAGAGCTTCGGTTGGTTGCCAACGGCACGCATACGTATGGAGCTGCACATCCTTTTGAAGACCAGGATTTCCCCAAACCTTTTGCTGAAGTGCTGGAATGGACAGAAGGTTGGTTCGTGGAACACCTCCGCTGA
- a CDS encoding hotdog fold thioesterase, which yields MFIQEDLKKKAEIYFNFSHKHMGHALGMEFEHVAKDKMVATMPVNENSVQPFGVLHGGASVALAETLCSVGGWFQLEDSSQTVVGVEINANHIRSVKMGGKVTGTAKPVHIGRKIQVWECELRDEREKLVCSSRCTLAVINRPDS from the coding sequence ATGTTCATCCAAGAGGATCTAAAAAAGAAAGCCGAAATTTATTTCAACTTTTCCCATAAGCATATGGGGCATGCTTTGGGGATGGAGTTTGAGCACGTGGCCAAAGACAAAATGGTAGCCACCATGCCGGTAAATGAAAATTCGGTGCAACCATTCGGGGTATTACATGGTGGAGCTTCTGTTGCCCTCGCCGAAACGTTGTGTTCGGTAGGCGGCTGGTTTCAATTGGAAGATTCCAGCCAAACAGTGGTAGGGGTGGAGATAAACGCCAATCATATCCGGTCCGTGAAGATGGGAGGCAAAGTAACAGGAACTGCAAAGCCTGTTCATATTGGTAGAAAAATTCAGGTCTGGGAATGTGAGCTACGGGATGAACGGGAAAAGCTGGTGTGTTCTTCGCGCTGTACCCTGGCTGTGATTAATCGACCTGATAGTTGA
- a CDS encoding sodium:solute symporter, with protein sequence MSWIDWSVLIAFLGYTVWDGTRQGKDASTIEGYLLANRSMPWWAAGLSVMATQASAITFIGTTGIAYVEDMRFVQTYLAIPFAMIFICMFLVPFFNKMQNFTAYEVLEERFGLKTRLTTAGLFLISRGLALGVVIAAPSYVLSLLLGLPLNVTIIIIGVIATAYTTVGGIAGVINTDVKQMAIMMFGLIFSFGLIWVNLPEEVNFNDALYLAGSLDKLTALDLNFDLSEKYNVWSGVIAAFFLMASYFGTDQTQVQRYLTTDSVKNARKSLLLTAYAKVPMQFFILLLGVMLYVFFIFNPAPASFRATEPVAETQEYQLAEERILKEYQLAHIAREGAALEAVQNRNPGTQQAFVNADKEMNEARQADLALQAEIQQADVNDTNYIFPYFILNHVPIGIIGLIVGGIFAAALSSIDSELNALTTVSIVDWYQRLKGDVHTEAHYVKSSRGVTFMWGAIATVSALLLGETKSIIELVNQIGSYFYGSILGVFVLLLWVKRATGTGALVGLISGMLSVFAFDRLFYNATTADYSFIFPWNEVPDGYAKAIEFLWLNPVGTAVVVLVGFLVSIAFKNR encoded by the coding sequence ATGAGCTGGATTGACTGGTCGGTTTTAATCGCTTTTCTTGGATATACCGTTTGGGATGGAACCCGTCAGGGTAAAGACGCCTCTACCATTGAAGGCTACCTGCTTGCCAACCGCTCGATGCCCTGGTGGGCGGCCGGACTTTCGGTCATGGCAACCCAGGCCTCGGCCATCACCTTTATCGGAACAACCGGAATTGCCTATGTAGAAGACATGCGCTTTGTGCAAACCTACCTGGCTATTCCATTTGCCATGATTTTCATCTGCATGTTTCTGGTTCCTTTCTTCAACAAAATGCAGAATTTTACGGCTTATGAAGTGCTTGAAGAACGATTTGGGTTGAAAACAAGGCTAACTACAGCCGGACTTTTTCTGATCTCCCGAGGCCTGGCACTGGGCGTTGTGATTGCGGCTCCTTCTTATGTTTTATCATTGCTGCTGGGGCTTCCTCTGAATGTCACCATCATAATTATTGGAGTAATCGCTACGGCATATACTACAGTTGGGGGAATTGCCGGCGTTATCAATACCGATGTGAAACAAATGGCCATTATGATGTTCGGGCTCATTTTTTCTTTTGGGTTGATTTGGGTCAACCTCCCGGAAGAAGTCAATTTTAATGATGCTCTGTATCTTGCCGGAAGCCTGGATAAGCTGACCGCCCTCGATCTGAATTTTGACCTTTCTGAGAAGTACAATGTATGGAGCGGAGTTATTGCCGCTTTCTTTCTGATGGCCTCCTATTTCGGGACCGACCAAACGCAGGTTCAGCGTTACCTCACAACCGATTCGGTCAAAAATGCACGAAAATCATTACTTCTAACAGCTTATGCTAAAGTCCCCATGCAGTTCTTTATCCTGCTTCTTGGGGTGATGCTGTACGTATTTTTCATTTTTAACCCTGCACCTGCTTCTTTCCGTGCTACCGAACCGGTGGCCGAAACGCAGGAATACCAACTGGCGGAAGAACGAATCCTGAAAGAGTATCAGCTGGCTCATATTGCCCGGGAAGGTGCGGCCCTCGAAGCTGTCCAAAACCGAAATCCGGGAACCCAGCAAGCGTTTGTCAATGCCGACAAAGAGATGAATGAAGCTCGTCAGGCTGACCTGGCACTGCAGGCCGAAATCCAACAAGCGGACGTTAACGACACCAACTACATCTTCCCCTATTTTATCCTGAACCATGTGCCCATCGGAATTATCGGGTTGATCGTGGGCGGGATTTTTGCGGCAGCCCTCAGTAGTATCGACAGTGAACTGAATGCTTTAACCACGGTTTCTATTGTCGATTGGTATCAGCGCCTGAAAGGAGACGTTCATACCGAAGCACACTATGTTAAATCATCAAGAGGTGTAACCTTTATGTGGGGAGCCATTGCTACCGTCTCTGCCCTCTTACTTGGGGAAACGAAATCGATTATTGAATTGGTAAACCAGATCGGCAGCTATTTTTATGGTTCTATTCTCGGCGTATTTGTGCTCCTCCTTTGGGTGAAACGAGCCACAGGAACGGGTGCTTTGGTGGGGCTGATTTCCGGAATGCTCTCCGTTTTTGCCTTCGACCGGCTTTTCTATAATGCCACAACCGCTGATTATTCCTTCATCTTTCCCTGGAACGAGGTGCCTGATGGATATGCCAAAGCCATCGAATTTCTGTGGCTGAATCCGGTTGGGACTGCGGTTGTTGTACTTGTTGGGTTTTTAGTGAGCATTGCTTTTAAGAATAGATAA
- a CDS encoding YdeI/OmpD-associated family protein — protein sequence MNPEVDQYLDIGCGRCPLGGTPDCKVQDWQEELKQLRLIILESGLTEEVKWSVPCYTFEGSNVLILSAFKNYCSVSFFKGSLLQDQNKILVKPGKNSQAARLFKFTNVEQINESENTIKEYIREAIEIENSGKKVKFKKNPEPIPEELQAKFDEDPILKESFEALTPGRQRGYIIHFSGAKQSSTRQRRIEKYIPKIMEGKGFHD from the coding sequence ATGAACCCAGAAGTTGATCAATATCTCGATATCGGTTGCGGGCGCTGTCCGCTGGGCGGCACCCCCGATTGCAAGGTACAAGACTGGCAGGAGGAACTGAAACAGCTACGGCTCATCATCCTTGAATCGGGGCTTACAGAAGAAGTGAAATGGAGTGTGCCCTGCTACACTTTTGAAGGCAGCAACGTACTTATCCTCAGCGCCTTCAAAAACTATTGCTCGGTCAGCTTTTTTAAAGGATCTCTGCTCCAGGATCAAAACAAAATTCTTGTTAAACCCGGGAAAAATTCACAGGCAGCCCGCCTATTTAAGTTCACGAATGTTGAACAAATCAATGAATCTGAGAACACTATAAAAGAATATATCCGGGAAGCTATTGAGATTGAGAATTCCGGAAAGAAGGTGAAATTCAAAAAGAACCCGGAACCCATTCCTGAAGAGCTACAGGCAAAATTCGATGAAGACCCTATACTAAAAGAGTCTTTTGAAGCACTAACACCCGGCAGGCAACGCGGCTACATCATTCACTTCTCCGGAGCTAAGCAGTCTTCAACCCGGCAACGAAGAATTGAGAAATACATTCCAAAAATCATGGAAGGGAAAGGATTTCATGATTGA